Within the Sulfitobacter sp. JL08 genome, the region TGGCAGCGCGCTGGCGGGCGTTCTGATGATCGACATGCGCACAGGCGGGTTTCGGTTCGTACGCGCGAAAACCGTGTTGATGGCCACAGGCGGCGGCCCGACCATGTACAAATACCACACCCCGTCAGGCGACAAGACGATGGACGGGCTGGCCATGGCGCTGCGTGTCGGACTGCCCCTGCGCGATATGGAAATGGTGCAGTTTCACCCGACCGGCCTTTTGGCCGGCGATCACACCCGCATGACCGGCACCGTGCTGGAAGAAGGCCTGCGCGGCGCGGGCGGGCAATTGATCAATCACAACGGTGCGCGGTTCATGTTTGATTATGACGCCAAGGGCGAACGCGCGACCCGCGATGTTGTAAGCCGCGGCATCTATGCCGAGATGCGCAAGAACAACAATCCGGAACAGGAAGGCGTGTTCATTTCGATGGCGCATCTTGGCCTCGACACTGTGCGTCAGAAATTCAAGGGCATGGTCAAACGCTGCGAAGACAGCGGCTTTGATCTGGCCGCCGGTCTGGTCGAGGTGGTGCCGACGGCGCATTACTTTATGGGGGGTGTCGTCGTTGATGTGGACACCCGCACCGCCATGGAAGGGCTTTATGTCGCAGGCGAGGATGCCGGCGGTGCCCATGGATCAAACCGGCTGGGTGGCAACGGGGTCGCCAATTCGACTGTATATGGCGGAATTGCCGGCGACGTGATGGGTGCCGACATCCGGTCCATGACCGCACTGCGCGAGCCCGACGAAGATGTGCTGGCCGCCGAAATCGAACGGGCCTGTCATCCGCTGACACGCGCACCTGATCTTGTCCTGCCGCTGCGCAAGCAATTGCAAGAGGCCATGTGGGACGATGTTGGCGTGATGCGCACCGCAACCGGCATGGCGCGCGGCTTGGAACGGATCGCAGAAATCTCGGAAAACCTGATGGACGTCGGCGTGGCGGCAGATAATCTTGCCTTCAACCTCACATGGCATGACTGGCTGAATTTGCGGTCACTTTGTGATATATCCACCGTCATCACCAAAGCAGGGCTGGCGCGCGAAAATTCGCGCGGCGCCCACTACCGCGAGGATTTTCCCGATCCCGGCGCGATGGAAGACAGTTATTTCACTGTGGCGACGCAAAATGGCAAGGACATAGACGTGACCCGCAAGCCGGTAGAATTCACCATCGTCCGCCCCGGCGAGACGATATTGCCCGATGATGAACCCGAAACACTGGTGGCTGCCCAATGATCCCCATCGACCTGATCCAGAAAACCGCTGAAACCCTAATGGACAAGGCCGCAATCGAAATCCCGCAGGATTATCTGGACGGGTTGAAAGCTGCCGCAAAAACCGAAGACGGCGATCTGTCATCCTTTGTGCTGCAGGCGATGCTGGAAAACTACAAGGCCGCCAAGGAAGACCGCCGCGCCATGTGCGGTGATACCGGCACACCGCGCTGGTACGTGAAAATGGGCAACGATACCCAGATCGAGGGCGGACCCATCGCGCTTGAGGCTGCGTTGCGCCGTGCGACGGCCAACGCCACCAACGGCGTGCCCCTGCGCCCCAACCGGGTGCATCCGCTTTGGCGCACCGACCACAACAACAACGTCGGCATCGGTGCCCCCGAAATCGAATATGGCTATGAACCCGGCGGCGAATGGATTGATCTGATCACCGTTCACAAGGGCGGATTATTTGGCACGGATTACCGGATGCTGTTTCCCTCGGACGGCATACAGGGGATCAAGCGCTTTTACCTCGACAGTCTGGTCGCCTTTGGCAAACGCGGATTGGCCTGCCAGCCCGCGATTATCGGCATCGGGCTGGGCGGGTGCAAGGACACCTGCATGGTATTGGGCAAGCGCGCCGCCTGTCTGCGCGTCGTCGGAAGCCGCAATGCGGATCCGCGCATCGCCGAATTGGAGGACGAGTTCAAGGAACTGGGCAATTCCATCGGTATGGGCGCGATGGGCTTTGTCGGCAAGAACATGGTGATCGATTGCAACATTGAAGTGGGATACTGCCACACCGGGGGCATGCAGATGTCTGTGCACGCATTTTGCCTGTCATCCCGCCGCGCCGTGGCGCGGGTGTTTGCCGACGGGCGCGTGGAATACCGCACTGACCCCGACTGGTTTACAGATTATCAACGCCGCGAAACGGTCGATTGGGAATCCGCGATGGAGGCGGCGGAATGATCTTGGGACCAACAAAAGAATGAAACAGACAAGACCGCTAGACGGTATCCGTGTTCTGGACCTGACCCACGTTCTTGCTGGTCCGTTTGCGACTGGGCAACTGGCGATGATGGGGGCAGATGTTATACGCGTGGAACGCCCGGCAGGTGACGATTTTGTACGGGCTCACGGTGGAACCGATGCGATGAAAGCCGCTGGTTTGGGTGCGTCTTTCCTAAGCCAGAACGCTGGTAAACGTTCTGTCGTGATTGACCTGAAATCAAAAAAAGGGCGTCAGGTATTCTTTGATCTACTTGTCACAGCGGACGTCATCACTGAAAATTTCCGCCCCGGAGTGGTCGACCGTTTGGGTATAGGGTTTGAACCTTGCACGGCGTTGAAGCCGGATATTATCTACGCCAGCCTGTCCGGCTTCGGCCCAAGCGGACCACTGGCAAACAGGCCTGCCTATGACCATATCCTTCAAGGAATCAGCGGGTTAATGGCGATGACAGGCACGGATCAAAGCGGCCCGATGCGTGTCGGCTTGCCAATTGTAGATTATGTCGCCGGTCAAACACTGATTACAGCGATTCTGGCTGCATTTTTACAAAGGGCGAAGACGCCGGAAACAGCCCAGCATCTTCAAATTTCCATGCTGGATGCAATCACGACAATGATGGGTGCTTACGCGCTTCACCATCAAGCGACAGGCCAGTTGCGCGGGCTGGACGGCAACCGTGCGTTTTCGGATTCACCATTTTCAGGACGGTTTGAAACGTCCAACGGACAACTGGTCATTACCGCAAACAACCCCGCGCAAGCACTGCGTTTATGCAAGGCCATAGATCAGGAAGGGTTGGCAGATGTTTCAGACCCCGCTGATGTGCAACGAGTGCTGCGCGATACCTTGTTGCGGCGCAGCGCCGATCACTGGGAGGATGTTTTGTCAGCCGCCCACGTGCCAGCAGCACGGATCAGGACTCTGGCGGAAATCATGGACCATCCGCAAATGCAAAACTCGCGCGCGTGGGGCGATTTGGCGGTGGCCGAACTGGGGCGCACTTTCAAAGTGCCAAGCCTTGCGTTTACAGCCCCGTGGCAAGTCGAAACACTTGAACCGGCACCAGTGCAAGGCCGCGATACCGTTTCAATTCTTTGCGAACTGGGGTATTCTCCGGATCAAATTGCGACTTTGCATCATGACGCTGTAATTTCCGTGCAAACAACGGTTCCACCCAAAGGAGCGGCTCGATGAAACCCCGTGAAATACGGCTGTCCACCACCCCCACACCCGAAGCCATTGCAGACCTGCGCCTTGGCGACATCGTCTATCTGGACGGGTTGATGTATACTGCGCGTGAAGGCGTTTACATGCGCGCGCTTGAAGATCAGGCCAATATCCCGATGGAACTGCCCTCACAAAGCGCTGCGAATTTCCACTGTTCGCCGGCTGCTCGGATCAATCCGGACGGGTCTTTTGAAATGGGCGCGGTGACCGCCACTGCGTCGTTCCGGTTTGCCAAATGGTTGCCGGAATGGATGGCCAAGACGGGCGCGAAACTGATCATCGGCAAAGGTGGAATGACATCAAAGGACTACAAGGAATACTTTGTCCCCAATGGGGCAATTTATCTGTCTACTGTCGGCTACGGCACCGGCGCGTTGCTGGGGCGTGGTGTTGAAAATGTCGAAGCGGTCCACTGGAACGAAGAACTGGGGCTGGCCCAGGCGATGTGGGTGATAAAATGCAACAAGATGGGCCCTTTTATCGTTGCATCAGACCTGAACGGTGATTGCCTGTTTGAACGCGAAAACGCCAAGATCGCACAGAACCTTGAACGGGTTTACGAGGGTACCAAACCGGCTGTTTTGAAACGCTATGGCGAAACCGACGACAGGTCAGACGAGGTCATCGGCTAAAGCCCGTGTTGTGCCAGTGCAGCCTGCACAGCGGGGCGGGCCCGCATTGCTTTGTTATGCGCGTTAAGTCTGGGGTAATCTGCCAGTTCAACCTGTGATGCCGCCATCCATCTGTGCACCAGAAACAGATAGGGGTCGCACATGGAATACCGCTCTCCCAGCGCCCATGGTCCCTTTATCAGGTGATCTTCGACAAACTGCGCGCCTTCTGCGATGTTGGGTGCAACCTTGGCCTGCATCGCCGCGATCGCAACCGGATCATCGGCCCAGCGCGCAGCGCGGGCCTTGTGTGCAAAGGCCACGTGCAAGGTGGAAGAAATGTAGCTGTTCAACGCCTGCGCCTGCGCAAATGCAAACGTATCGGTCGGGGCCAGTGCGTGTTCCGGATGCGCTTGCGTGAGATACGCCAGAATGGCAGTGTTTTCCGTCAGCACCCCTTGGGGTGTTTGCAACGCAGGCACCCGCCCTTTTGGATTGATCGCCAGATAATCCGGCGTCAGATGCGCCTTGTCCGGTATAGATACGACAACCGTGTCATAGGGCGCACCGATTTCTTCAAGCAGGATATGGGCTGCAAGGGCGGAACTACCTTTCGAAAGATACAAGGTATACATAAGTTTGCTTCCTTTCGGATTGCACGTTCAGGACACGCGCGTTTTTTCCAGCGACAATGTTTGATATGGCCCAAGGGCTTGCGGCAGGGTTTCGATACCCAGTCCGGCGGCAGTGCCCAGCGTCCAGTCACCACCTGACATAGCTTCGCCTTCAAAAGCGTCACGCAGCGGGTTCGGGTTTACATCCACTTCCAGCACCCCCGGCCCACCCGCAGCCGCCAACACATGCGCCGAAGCCCGCAGCCCGATACCGCCCCCCAGAAAATGCGGGCAATAGAACCGCCCGGCCTGCAATGCGGTGCGCGCAACGCGCAAACATCCGGTGACGCCACCCCATTTCGCCACATCCGGTTGCAGATAGGCGAAATGGCCCGCCTCGATTGCCTGCGTAAACGCAACATCACCAGCAATGTTTTCCCCAACGGCAATCGGTGTTTTTATGTTGTCGGCAAGGGCCACCCAATTTGAACGCGGGCTGTCTGCCGGAATGGGTTCTTCGATCCATCCAAGCCCAAATGCGTCGGCCTGCTGCATGAAGGCCACGGCGCGGGGCACATCCCAGGCCTGATTGGCATCAGCAAACAGCCGTTCGCCGCTGCCCAGATCATCCGACACCGCGCCCAGCGTTTCCAGATCGGTGACATCATTGAACCCGACCTTGATCTTGAAGGCACCAAATCCGTCGGCGCGGGCACAGGCAACCTGCGCGGCTGCCTTGGACGATGCAATGCCGCTGGCATAACACGGCACAGCCTCTGCCGCGGACGGGTTCAGATAACGCGCCAACGACAGACCAGCGCGCCGCGCCGCCATGTCATGCAGGGCCGTATCCAGCCCGGCAAGCACCTGCTGGAACGGTCCCCACTCTCCGGCTTGCAGCGCCCGAATACGGGTTTGATGTGTCAGTGTTTCCCAAGTGATTTCAGGGGTATCCGCACGGCTTTCAAACACGAGATCGGCAATATCCAGCATCAACAGGCGCGCCCGGTGCTCGGCCCCGGCAGCGGGCCAGTTGGCGAAAATTTCGCCCCAGCCAAAGGCTCCGTCCTCAGCGGTCAGTTGAACGAAAACCGCGGGCCGGTCGCGCATGATGCCAAAAGACGTGGCAACAGGTATTTCGATTGGGACGCGAAACACGGACACGGCAATACGTTCAATCTTCACCCCTGTTTCCTTTCAAGTCAGCAATTGGATCATCGCATCACCACGCGTCAAAACAGTTCACGCACCAGCAGGATTGTACCGGACACAAAGGTCAGCCCGATCAGCATTCTGCGAAACTGATCGTCAGACAGGCGTTTGAAAATCGCAATACCCAGTTGTGCAGCGATCATTGCCGCCGGCAGCGCGACCGCAAGATAGAACAGCGTTTGCTTTGTGTAAGCCCCCTGCAATGCAAGCATAAGTGCAGTCAGCGACAGAACCACCACGTTGAACGGCTGCAACACAGCGCGTGTTTCCGATTTTGGCCAGGGCCGTATGGAACACCACATTGTTGGCAACGCCCCCGAAAGCGAGGCCGTGCCCCCCAGCACCCCGCCGGCAAAGCCGATCAGGCCGTCAATAACCGGCGTGCGCCGTTCGATCCGTGGCAGTGTGCTGCGCAGGCTGAAGAACCCCCCATAAATCAGCAGGAATACGGCGATGATGATTTTAAGCGAGTGTGGTTCAATATAAGCCAGCGCCGCGACGCCAAGTGGGATGCCGAACAGCGCCGGCACCAAGAAACGCAAAAGGCGACGCGGATTGTCGAAAATTGCGTGGCGCACGATCCAGACGCCTTGAAACCCGCTGACAACAGACAGCACAACCACAATTGCAACGGCCTGTACCGGCGGCATGATGTTCAGGAAAAACCCCAAGGCAAAAAGCGCTGTACCAAAACCGGCCAACCCGTTTATAAGCCCGCCCGCACTGGCACCGAGGATCAGCAGAACAAGTATTTCAACGGTCATTCTGCGTTTTCCGGTCGGGGTGGAAGCGGCCTGAACTCGCCGATTTCGATCGCGTGCAGGAAAGCTTTGTGAAGTTCGTCAATGACGCGCTGGCGCAAACTGTCTTTCTTGTATGCCAGCCCGATCTGGCGCACCGGTGCATCATCACCAAGGGAAAGGCGCTTGATCGGCAGGGCATTGACGGGTTGAACCGAATGCACGGGGACGATGGAAACACCAAGATTCGCATAGACCATGCTGGAAATCGCCTCGAGGCTGTCCAGTTCCATCGTTTCCTGCACGATCAGCCTTTTGGACTGGATCCAAGCTTCGATCAGGGTCCCGACCACGGCTTCGCGATTGAACCGAATAAACGAATGCTTTTGCAACAGCTCGAACGGATCATCGCTTTTTGTTTCAAGCGACGCCAACAGCTGCATGGGTTCATCAGCAATATGCAAGAATTCCAATCCAACCGGCAATGCTGCGGGGCGCGAAACGACACCCGCATCAATAGCGCCCCGTTCGATCTGCGTCAGCAATGCGGATGTCAGACCTGGCTGGATGCGCACCCGCAACTCAGGAAAGGGTTGTTTCAAAATGGCCATCGCCAAGGGCGCAAGGCCGGTCAGCATCGTGGGCAACGCGCCAAGAACAACTTCGCCCCGCACCCCCTGATCCCCCAGCGCGGCAGCGACAAGATTGTCATAATCGTGAACGATCTGGCGCGCCTTGGCGACAATGGCGCGGCCCGACTGCGTCAGTTCGGGGGTGCGTTTGGAACGATCGAACAATGCCACATTCAACTCGATTTCCAGTGCACGCATTTGCTGGCTGACAGCCGCGTGCGTCACCAGAACAGAGTCAGCGGCGGCACTGAACGTTTTGTGTTCGGCTACGGCGATCAGCGTCCGCAGCATTCTGATCGACATTCCCCGCCCCTTCACGCTCTGAAATGTAAGCAAAAGTATCGAAATTTGTAAGACTTTATTGCTTATTAAAAGCTTGTCTTAACAATATAAAAAGTCAAGGGTTCACATCAGTTGCCAATAAGGTGAAGCTGTAAAAAAACAGGGAGGAAAAAATGAAAAGTACATTTCTAGGCGCAATCGGTGCCCTGGGTCTTGGGCTGGCCGCGACGACAGCGCTGGCAGAATACCCCGAACGCCCGATCAATATGGTCATTCCCTACGGTGCAGGGGGCGCAACAGATATCTCGGCCCGCACAATCGCGGAACCGCTGGGCAATGTCGTTGGCAAACCGCTGATCATGGCCAATGTCACCGGCGCAGGCGGCGCAACCGGATCGGTTGCGGTACAGAACGCAAAAGGCGACGGTTACACAATGCTGTTCGCGCGCGTCGGATCCCATTCCGTCAATCCGGCGATGAAGGCAACCCTGCCTTATACGCTGGATGATTTCCGCTTTGTTACCGTTTACGAAATCAACCCGGTCGCGTGCGCTGTCACGCCGGCTTCGGGCATCAATTCGATGGATGACCTGATCGCAAAAGTGAACGAAGGCGGCGTCAGCTACAGTTCGTCCGGCGTTGGCTCTCTGTTGCATCTTGCCGCCGTTATGGTGCTGAAGGAATTCGGCGTTGCCGATCCGCTTAATCAGGCCACACATATTCCGCAAAAGGGCGGCGGCGCGGCGGCTACCGCTGTGCTGAACGGCACAGCCACGTTCCTGTGCACAAACTCTTCGGCGGTGGCCAGCTTTATCGCCAACGGTCAGTTGAAACCCATTCTGGTGACAACGCCGGAACCCGTTGTCGGCTTTGATGCACCAACCGCGGCCGATCTGGGCAAACCCAGCCTGCATCAACTGGTTGGATGGACCGGCATCGCCGGCCCTGACGATCTGCCCGACGACGTCGCCGAAAAATGGGGCGCATGGATGGCCGAAGCCACACAAGACGCCGATTTTCTTGAAAAGATGACGGCGCGCGGCTCCGTGATCGATTTCATGGATCCGGTCGAAGCAAATGATTTCATCCAGACGCAGTATGAAACCTTCCGCGCCCTGGTTGACGAACTGGGCATGCGGATCGAAGGTTGATCATCGGTCAGACTGAAATGGCAAAGTGAAATTCGCCAGACCTGACCGGGTCTGGCGTTTTTCATCGGGGTGGAACGAAGATGAGCAACAAGACAATTCAGCTGCACCTGGGCATCGGGGCATGTATCGCCTGTGTTTTCCTGCTGGCCGTCGCAATTCCCACATGGGTATCGTCGCCCAGCAATGTCCGTTTTCTGATCATGTCGCCGATATTCTGGCCTGCCACGCTGGCCATTCTGACCGGAATAGTGGGGCTGGGCTTGTTGCTGGACTGGCGTCGCGCCGCGCCCGAAGCGGATGAACCTGAAAACCTTGCGGACAGCACGAAGGCCGCAAGATTGCGCCTGTTGGGAATGGCTGCGATCATGCTGGTCACCATGTATGCGCTGCCGCGCGCGGGTATGGTCTGGACCTGTATGCTGGTGTTTGTCGCCAGTGCCTTTCTGGTCAAGACACGGCATCCCGTTGCAGCCATTGTATGTGCTGTTGCCGTACCGCTGGTTCTTTATGCATTTTTTGCCCACGTGGCCGGGGTCGCGATCCCCCAAGGCAACTTTGTGAGACTGCCATGAGCTTTGCAGACAGCATCCTTGCCGGCCTTTCGCTGGTCGGAAATTTCGAATCGTTCTTTGCCCTGTTCTGCGGGATCGTGATCGGTGTGATCGGCGGTGCCATACCCGGCATGTCGGCCACGATGGCCGTGGCGCTTACCCTGCCCTTCACATTCGCCTTGCAGCCGATCACCGGCATCCTGCTGCTTTTGGGCGTCTACAAGGGTGGAATTTTCGGTGGATCGATACCGGCGATCCTGATCAAGACACCCGGAACGCCCGCCTCGTCGGCAACCATTCTTGATGGCTACCCGATGGCCGAAAAGGGCGAGGCCGGGCGGGCGCTGGGGATGGCGCTTTGGGCGTCTTGCACTGCGGATGTCATTTCAAACCTTGCGCTGATCCTGTTTGCCGGATGGCTTGCGTCTTTTGCCCTCAGTTTCGGACCGCCCGAGTTCTTCGCGCTGATCCTCTTTTCCCTGACGATCATTGCCGGTGTATCGGGCGATAGCCTGTTGCGGGGTGCCTTGTCGGCTCTGTTGGGCCTGTTGCTGGCCACCATCGGCCTTGACCTGATTTATGGCACGAACCGGTTTACCTTTGGCAATCCGAACATGATGGGTGGATTGAACTTTATTGCGGTTCTGATCGGGTTGTTCGCCATTCCGGAAATCATCGCGATGGCCTGGAATCCGACAGCCCATGTCGGCAAGGCGCGCAGTCTGGGAAAGAACTGGGTCAGTTTTGCCGACTACAGGCGCTGCTTCAAATCCATCGTGCGTGGCAGCATGATCGGTGTGTTTCTTGGCTCTATTCCGGGTATCGGCGCGGCACCTTCCGCGTTTCTCAGTTATTCCGAGGCGCGCCGGAAATCACCTCACAAGGAAAACTTTGGCAAGGGCGAAATCGAAGGCGTTGCCGCATCCGAAGCCGGCAATAACGGTGTCGCGGGGGCCACGCTAATTCCGCTGCTTGCTCTGGGTGTGCCGGGGGATGTGATCACGGCAATCATCATCGGCGCATTCATGATCCACGGGCTACAACCCGGCCCGATGATGTTCATTCTGAACGTCGACATCATCTACGGCCTGTTCATCGGGTTGATTGTCAGCTCCGTCTTCCTGTTCTTTGTCGGAACCGTTGCCATCCGCGGCTTCAAATACGTGGCAGACGTGCCCAAGCGCATCCTGATCCCCTCCGTTCTGGTGCTGTGCATCTATGGGGTCTTCGCCGTGAACAACAACCTGTTTGACGTGGGCGTTATGTTTGCGATGGGCTGGGTCGGGTTCGCGATGATGCGCTACCGCGTACCTGCCGCCCCTTTCCTGATTGCGTTTATTCTGGGCCCGCTTCTGGAGGATAATTTCCGCCAGTCCATGTTGATGTCGGGCAGCAACCCGTCAATCCTGTTTCGCGGGCCGATTACGTGGTTCTTCTGGTTGCTGACGATTGTAACCGTGATCGCGATTTCCCGCACAACGTTGAAGAACCGGGCGGCGCTGCGATCCTGAAAAGCCGGGTGTCTCAGCCGAAAACAGAGCGTCGGATCAGGTTCAGACCCATAAGAAAGAACACGGATAAAAGGATCCGGCGCAACGTAACCTCGTCCGCGCGGCCGCGAAACCGTTCGCCGATCAGAAATCCGGCGAATGTCGGCACCAGCAAGGCAACCGACGCGCCAAATGTTCGAATGTCCACCAGCCCCTGCGCAAAATAACCTGCTGCAAGGGGCACGCTGCCGATAAAGATCAGCAGACCGCTGGCCCGCACAAACTCGGCCAT harbors:
- a CDS encoding L-aspartate oxidase, with product MTFNPRIERHDTDILILGTGGAGLFAALHAHQSAPEGTKITIAVKGLIGKCGCTRMVQGGYNVALGGGDTVERHFMDTIQGGKWLPDQDMAWRLCEQAVVRIRELENEIGCFFDRNPDGTLHQKAFAGQTADRTVHKGDLTGIEIINRLMEQVLSRPVEKLQEHRAIGLIPTRDGSALAGVLMIDMRTGGFRFVRAKTVLMATGGGPTMYKYHTPSGDKTMDGLAMALRVGLPLRDMEMVQFHPTGLLAGDHTRMTGTVLEEGLRGAGGQLINHNGARFMFDYDAKGERATRDVVSRGIYAEMRKNNNPEQEGVFISMAHLGLDTVRQKFKGMVKRCEDSGFDLAAGLVEVVPTAHYFMGGVVVDVDTRTAMEGLYVAGEDAGGAHGSNRLGGNGVANSTVYGGIAGDVMGADIRSMTALREPDEDVLAAEIERACHPLTRAPDLVLPLRKQLQEAMWDDVGVMRTATGMARGLERIAEISENLMDVGVAADNLAFNLTWHDWLNLRSLCDISTVITKAGLARENSRGAHYREDFPDPGAMEDSYFTVATQNGKDIDVTRKPVEFTIVRPGETILPDDEPETLVAAQ
- a CDS encoding fumarate hydratase, with the translated sequence MIPIDLIQKTAETLMDKAAIEIPQDYLDGLKAAAKTEDGDLSSFVLQAMLENYKAAKEDRRAMCGDTGTPRWYVKMGNDTQIEGGPIALEAALRRATANATNGVPLRPNRVHPLWRTDHNNNVGIGAPEIEYGYEPGGEWIDLITVHKGGLFGTDYRMLFPSDGIQGIKRFYLDSLVAFGKRGLACQPAIIGIGLGGCKDTCMVLGKRAACLRVVGSRNADPRIAELEDEFKELGNSIGMGAMGFVGKNMVIDCNIEVGYCHTGGMQMSVHAFCLSSRRAVARVFADGRVEYRTDPDWFTDYQRRETVDWESAMEAAE
- a CDS encoding CaiB/BaiF CoA transferase family protein — encoded protein: MKQTRPLDGIRVLDLTHVLAGPFATGQLAMMGADVIRVERPAGDDFVRAHGGTDAMKAAGLGASFLSQNAGKRSVVIDLKSKKGRQVFFDLLVTADVITENFRPGVVDRLGIGFEPCTALKPDIIYASLSGFGPSGPLANRPAYDHILQGISGLMAMTGTDQSGPMRVGLPIVDYVAGQTLITAILAAFLQRAKTPETAQHLQISMLDAITTMMGAYALHHQATGQLRGLDGNRAFSDSPFSGRFETSNGQLVITANNPAQALRLCKAIDQEGLADVSDPADVQRVLRDTLLRRSADHWEDVLSAAHVPAARIRTLAEIMDHPQMQNSRAWGDLAVAELGRTFKVPSLAFTAPWQVETLEPAPVQGRDTVSILCELGYSPDQIATLHHDAVISVQTTVPPKGAAR
- a CDS encoding fumarate hydratase C-terminal domain-containing protein gives rise to the protein MKPREIRLSTTPTPEAIADLRLGDIVYLDGLMYTAREGVYMRALEDQANIPMELPSQSAANFHCSPAARINPDGSFEMGAVTATASFRFAKWLPEWMAKTGAKLIIGKGGMTSKDYKEYFVPNGAIYLSTVGYGTGALLGRGVENVEAVHWNEELGLAQAMWVIKCNKMGPFIVASDLNGDCLFERENAKIAQNLERVYEGTKPAVLKRYGETDDRSDEVIG
- a CDS encoding glutathione S-transferase family protein produces the protein MYTLYLSKGSSALAAHILLEEIGAPYDTVVVSIPDKAHLTPDYLAINPKGRVPALQTPQGVLTENTAILAYLTQAHPEHALAPTDTFAFAQAQALNSYISSTLHVAFAHKARAARWADDPVAIAAMQAKVAPNIAEGAQFVEDHLIKGPWALGERYSMCDPYLFLVHRWMAASQVELADYPRLNAHNKAMRARPAVQAALAQHGL
- a CDS encoding mandelate racemase/muconate lactonizing enzyme family protein; translated protein: MKIERIAVSVFRVPIEIPVATSFGIMRDRPAVFVQLTAEDGAFGWGEIFANWPAAGAEHRARLLMLDIADLVFESRADTPEITWETLTHQTRIRALQAGEWGPFQQVLAGLDTALHDMAARRAGLSLARYLNPSAAEAVPCYASGIASSKAAAQVACARADGFGAFKIKVGFNDVTDLETLGAVSDDLGSGERLFADANQAWDVPRAVAFMQQADAFGLGWIEEPIPADSPRSNWVALADNIKTPIAVGENIAGDVAFTQAIEAGHFAYLQPDVAKWGGVTGCLRVARTALQAGRFYCPHFLGGGIGLRASAHVLAAAGGPGVLEVDVNPNPLRDAFEGEAMSGGDWTLGTAAGLGIETLPQALGPYQTLSLEKTRVS
- a CDS encoding sulfite exporter TauE/SafE family protein yields the protein MTVEILVLLILGASAGGLINGLAGFGTALFALGFFLNIMPPVQAVAIVVVLSVVSGFQGVWIVRHAIFDNPRRLLRFLVPALFGIPLGVAALAYIEPHSLKIIIAVFLLIYGGFFSLRSTLPRIERRTPVIDGLIGFAGGVLGGTASLSGALPTMWCSIRPWPKSETRAVLQPFNVVVLSLTALMLALQGAYTKQTLFYLAVALPAAMIAAQLGIAIFKRLSDDQFRRMLIGLTFVSGTILLVRELF
- a CDS encoding LysR family transcriptional regulator, with product MSIRMLRTLIAVAEHKTFSAAADSVLVTHAAVSQQMRALEIELNVALFDRSKRTPELTQSGRAIVAKARQIVHDYDNLVAAALGDQGVRGEVVLGALPTMLTGLAPLAMAILKQPFPELRVRIQPGLTSALLTQIERGAIDAGVVSRPAALPVGLEFLHIADEPMQLLASLETKSDDPFELLQKHSFIRFNREAVVGTLIEAWIQSKRLIVQETMELDSLEAISSMVYANLGVSIVPVHSVQPVNALPIKRLSLGDDAPVRQIGLAYKKDSLRQRVIDELHKAFLHAIEIGEFRPLPPRPENAE
- a CDS encoding Bug family tripartite tricarboxylate transporter substrate binding protein, which encodes MKSTFLGAIGALGLGLAATTALAEYPERPINMVIPYGAGGATDISARTIAEPLGNVVGKPLIMANVTGAGGATGSVAVQNAKGDGYTMLFARVGSHSVNPAMKATLPYTLDDFRFVTVYEINPVACAVTPASGINSMDDLIAKVNEGGVSYSSSGVGSLLHLAAVMVLKEFGVADPLNQATHIPQKGGGAAATAVLNGTATFLCTNSSAVASFIANGQLKPILVTTPEPVVGFDAPTAADLGKPSLHQLVGWTGIAGPDDLPDDVAEKWGAWMAEATQDADFLEKMTARGSVIDFMDPVEANDFIQTQYETFRALVDELGMRIEG
- a CDS encoding tripartite tricarboxylate transporter TctB family protein; this encodes MSNKTIQLHLGIGACIACVFLLAVAIPTWVSSPSNVRFLIMSPIFWPATLAILTGIVGLGLLLDWRRAAPEADEPENLADSTKAARLRLLGMAAIMLVTMYALPRAGMVWTCMLVFVASAFLVKTRHPVAAIVCAVAVPLVLYAFFAHVAGVAIPQGNFVRLP
- a CDS encoding tripartite tricarboxylate transporter permease yields the protein MSFADSILAGLSLVGNFESFFALFCGIVIGVIGGAIPGMSATMAVALTLPFTFALQPITGILLLLGVYKGGIFGGSIPAILIKTPGTPASSATILDGYPMAEKGEAGRALGMALWASCTADVISNLALILFAGWLASFALSFGPPEFFALILFSLTIIAGVSGDSLLRGALSALLGLLLATIGLDLIYGTNRFTFGNPNMMGGLNFIAVLIGLFAIPEIIAMAWNPTAHVGKARSLGKNWVSFADYRRCFKSIVRGSMIGVFLGSIPGIGAAPSAFLSYSEARRKSPHKENFGKGEIEGVAASEAGNNGVAGATLIPLLALGVPGDVITAIIIGAFMIHGLQPGPMMFILNVDIIYGLFIGLIVSSVFLFFVGTVAIRGFKYVADVPKRILIPSVLVLCIYGVFAVNNNLFDVGVMFAMGWVGFAMMRYRVPAAPFLIAFILGPLLEDNFRQSMLMSGSNPSILFRGPITWFFWLLTIVTVIAISRTTLKNRAALRS